CAGTTATCAACAAAAGGTGTGCCTTCACAGCTCAAGATTCCAGACTCTGGAATATATATAGTTGAGGAGACGAAAAATGGAAGTGAGGCCATCGGGATTCCGCGTCCCTTTGTCGTGCCTGTAGATGTTGCCTTGTCATTAGGATAACGATAAATCAGTTGTTAGTCGTGACGACTCCAGATTCTCGTCTAAATTGGTACAACGACCACTAGTAGTATGCTGTTGTATGCTGTATCTCGTTCCTGCTCTTGGATGTTTTATTTTCTAGAGGGCTTCGCTGATCGTCAATGCCGTCTGTTGGTTGTATAGGTGGCGGGAGCGAGGACAATGGACGGAACACGATTGAAAACTGCCAAACGGATGGGTCTAGAATCCAGATGACCAATTCATCCGCTCCTCGGACTCCAgactcttcttttcaggTGACTTCACGTGAAGTTCTTTTGGCCTGGCCCGGCATCCGACCCGTGTCACAAAGAACCATTATGCATGCCACTGTATAGGATGTAGATATGACCCTGCACCCCCGGAGCAAAATAAGTTAATAAGTACGAGTATTAACATATAAccgcaaaaaaaaagtagacagaagaagactgaATGATTGAAGTCGGTACAAGAAGGTATGTGTGTTCGCGCACAAGGGAGGATGAGCTATGGGTTAAATATTTCCGGTCCAGGATCCACAATCCACAATCCACGCCTGATCAGGCGGCAGGCTCATAAAACCAAAAAGGAAATAGCAACCTTAAGTCCTGGAAAGGTCTTTTTTGTTGTTAGTCGTTGGTGGTAAGTCGTAATTGGTGCTTGGCAGCGTGTCGACTTTCGTTTTTGTTTCATCATGGTCGTCGATGTGACGGTTGTGTCAGATGTTACGTATAATGACGTAGTGCAGGGCCATGTAGGTGTAAGGCGACCCTGCACCCTTGAGCAAAATAAGCCAATAAGCATAAAGCAATAGCAATAAGCAATAATCCGAACAAACAGCATATCCGTCGCTATACAGTTACCACACAGGATACAGGTAAGTACTTTTACTTCCGCAACGAATCTGCTGTGGATCTCCGTTGAATATCCGTCCTTGCTCCATACACATCAACTCTTCATTCACTATTTCGTCTTCAAAAAGGTCTTCGAACAATATTAATTGATCCACAGTTCACCTAAGAGCTCTTTGTCTGGCTGTAACAGAAACGAAGAATACAACAaatcttgatcttcgaTTGGCAGCGTCCTACTCGATCATCCACCTTCTTGCACAAAACCCAACGGGCCCCTCCCACCACAGGTCTTCTTATCATTTTCTCGTACAGTAATGCCGTGGCAAAAGACATTGTGAGTGAACAATCACTTCTTGATATCTATACTATGTCTCCAGCCTCACCAGCGTTCAATATGCTAATCTTTGTTGAAATTCTCAAGCTCGCTGCCTCCTAATAGGAAGGGGATGCATCTGGTTTGCTCATTTTACATTCGATTTTGGTTACTTTACTGATGGCTTTGATGACCAGGTAACCAATGAAGTTATTCAACAATGTCAGGAAGGCTTGAAAAACGTAGACATCGGTATATTCACTCTTCATTGCTTGCACACTTCTGCTGGCTTGACTGTAAGTTCTTGTTTTCTGGTTCCTTTGtggctgctgttgctgctggaCCATTTGCTGAGTCTGCCTACATACAGCTGAACGAGAATTGTGATCGGTGAGCTGAGACTTCCTATTTGGACGATATGACGGAACTTGTTCATTTACAATTAATATATAATGACCCACAGAACAGTTCGCACAGGTGAGTTCGCGCATATCCAAACTCAATTATAGCGGAACTCCTTTCAATCTGACAATGATTAACAGACATGGATATGGCACTTGACACTATCGTGCCCGAATCTTTGCCGTGGGAACATACAGATGAAGGACCAGAGTACGTCTTGACTCTTTTAACTTTTTACTTGAGCAAGCGAAGCTTATCTAGATAATTGTACTCAGTGATTCTGTATCCCATTTGAAGACATCGTTGATTGGAAATTCTATCACTGTCCCCATCTCAAAAGGGAAGCTGGTTTTGGGTACTTGGCAAGGCATTTACCTTGCGGAATTCAGGCATAATGGCGCAGGATGGGGTGGGCAAGGACAGGGACGCAAAGTTGTCGCTACTATTCTGTAGGTCGTCGGTGTCTGCGTTAGAAGATGACCCCATTGACCCGTGCGAAGTCCGTAACACAACGTGCCAATGAATGAACGATGCAAACTGAGAGCTGAGAGTTGAATGTTTCATTTCGTGAACTGCACTGCGTACCATTTTCTAGCTTCCCAATTCTCAGAGACGTCGTCTGTACATTCTTTCTTATCTTGTTTTTCCGACTGGTCATCGGCTCCTTCCAGAGTAGCTCGTTCTTTGACTTCGACCCTCATACTAGCACCTAGCATGTCAACGATAACTAAACTTGCGTTCAGACCATATACCATGGTGGCAGCGTAGAAAAAATTCGCATTGCCTGTGCCGGTGAGCAGCCACAGGGAATGTAacaaaggaagaagaatagaCGTGTATAGATGGACGGTGAGGGAAAACAGAGGATGACGTAGATCTTCACACCCAAATGAGTTACAATACTTCGGTTCAGCACTTTGTTTGACTCACTAGCAAGTATATCAGGAAAGCATCCGATTAGTCCCGCACAAAGACCCATATCTCCCAGAGCAGGAAAGCTCTTCCATGTTATAAAAATTGCTAGGAGCAATAATATAGCATCCAAAGGCCTATCGACCATTCGGATACATATCGGTGCGACATAAATAACTGTATGCAGCTACCAAATGATATCTATCAGCGTACCGCTTTATAATGAAGACAAAGCAATAAAAGTCCTTACTTGAAAAACGCCAAGGAAAAACGTTCGGAAATGATCGAACATCTCTGTGAAGAAATACCACCACATGCCAACATTTGGCGTAAGATTGGTTACCTCAAGGCTTAAAGGGACTATACTTTAGTTGCGTGTGGAAGCAAGGACGTGGACACGTACCTGGTACCCAGTGATTTCCAAATCCAATTGTTCCCCATGATTACAAAATTGAAAACGCCAATGGCCATCGTCGAGGCAGCAAAGAACGATAGGGATTGAAGAACCAACGATTTCTTTGATTGTTTAGTATCAGTTTTTCCCAGAAGGATTACAATCGGCGGCAGTAAAATTATAGGATAGAAGGACGTATGCACTGCCACAGCTAACAATATCAGCGAAAAAGTTGTTTTCCCTATCGGCATTTGCAAGCACAGAGTAGTTAGCATCTAGGATCCAATCAAGAGACTTTGAGAGCAAGCTGACCTGTGGCTGCAGCTGACAGAGCACCTAATAACACTGCGTTATCCAAGGTCGTAGTTGATCGTGCTATACAGGTGAGTAGTGAGTAGGGGTTGAGCAAGTATCTAGTTATTCATCAATTAAAAGTCTCATCACAGACATCAACGGAATCACTTACACAGCAGCTATCAAAGCATCTCTAGTGTACCCTTTTTGGTTTCTGGCTTGGGAGATTTTTACCAGAGACCATGCACCCCAGAGATCCGCAAGTGTCCAGAATGTCGCAGTCGAATAGGTTGATGATATAGGAATAACATGACTGAACAGGTTTAAGTATATTGGAGACTAAGAGGGAAGTCGGTAACCTCCTTGGATTTACATGGCATCAGTCAAAGGCTTACATGGTAGAAAGTGCCTCCTGAGTAAGGACTTGTGCCGTGCTGATATATGAAGACACCTTCCTGGACTGACAAACGGTAAATCAAGTCATCATGGAGGGGAATGAACAGCGGACTTACTACTTCGGAAAGAAGTTAGAGGCGTCGATAGCTCAGGCCTTCGTTGCAAAATCATCACAATTTCGGGCAAAGTAAAGAGGGCCATGCGAAGTACAGCCCCTACAATGTAGACTTGAGAATGAGATACTTTGTGTGAACATAATCGCTCTAGATAGCTCATTGTATCGATGTCCATTGACCCCTTAGCGCCGTAAGGACGCTGCCGAAGGATGAGTGACTAATGAATAATTGACTGGAATATCAAAGAGGCAGAAATGAAGCGAAGAACCATCTGACATGGTGAGAAATTGTTGTCGAATAAAGGATGAGGGGCGCGACTGACGCGACAAGCCATGATATAGAAATAAAGCTTATTAACATAGATGTTCGGTCTTGACCGTTGTTGGCGCCCCCTGGTTTTTTGTACTGTCGCACGCATAAAGCACAAGGTCAAATGCAGATTACGACCGAGTTGCTGCAATCCGTCCCTTAAGTTGATTGACCAAGCACAATATGTACATTTATACCCTCTCTCCCCGGTATGACAGCAAAATTGGCAGTACGGGGCAATGTGCTGTATTCCTGCGAGGCAGCCATCGTAGCGCCGGACAGCACAGCATTATCATCATTATAGAGTGAATATCTTGAGACTTAGGAACAGGTATACATATACGTCAACCAGAATAAACCTGATAGGAATTAGAGAAAAATGGATAGCGGTAATATATGAAGACGCAAGGATAATCAACtcaagagattgaagaaaTCGGATTGTCTACGCCAAAGATCCCGCCTCATCGACTTTTCTGAGGGCTTTTTCCATTTTCTGGGGGGGAGTGATGCGAGGTGTTCCTTCTACCTCAATTCTTCCAACCATAGCGTTGATGTCTTCTTGGGATAGAGAAACATTTCGGACTAGGAGGGCGACAGCTTCATAAGCTGAAGGGAAGTCAATGGACTCGTCATCTAGAGTAGGCATGCGATGCTCCAGACTAGCTCAGTATGTTAGTACAACGACTACCTTTCTATTGATAGGACGCACCTTTGCCTGAGAACATCTGCAGAAACTGACTGCTGCAGCAAAGCGGTTTTCCACCCTTTCGCCACTACCTCAGCATCCTTTAGCCTGGATATTCTGAAAATATCGTTCAGAAGACGTTCTGCCAACAGAGGACGGCGTGAAACGGGTAAAGCACTAAAGTAATCTGCGATATCTTCAGGATTCCTCGACCCTCCTTGGTCCTTTTCGCCCCACAACTCCTTCATATCTAAATCAATTTTGGccttcgcttcttcttcagataGCTCATGGTCATCGACGCGGTCTCCATGCAGTTCTTCGTCTGCCCCTTCGTCCTTGTTCTCACCTTCGCCTTCTATTGGTTTGGTACGAGGGGCTAGATTGAGCCTCTTACGCTGAGGAGCAGATTCACCGTTGTCAGTGCTGGTCCGTCGTTCGGCAGACACGGGATCATTCTCCTGGGTATCATTGAGAGCGCTAAACATGTTTGCAGAAGAGGGTTGGCGAGACATAGGAGGAGTGACATTGGTGGGGGTTCCTGCCTTACCCTTTCGAGTGTTGAAGATGCTAGTTGGACCAAAAGAAGGCGCTGTTCCCCCAGAGCTGATATTACGACCCATATTAGAGAAATCAGTAGGTCGGTTGAGGGAGCGCGGACCAGCAGAGACAGATTGCCACTCGCCAGGTTGGGATCCTTCATGTCTATCCCTACCGGAGCGCGAACCACCACGGGATATAGATTCTTTCGAGACTGCTGTGGCAGCAGcactcttttcctttgcgTTTTGTTCGTGAATTTGGGCAATTGTCATAACGCTCGTCTGATTCTTTTTTGATTTCCATCCATGCTTGCGCAAATCGAAGACATCCTGTTAACCATTGTTAGCTAGACAATACAGTCAAGAAGACCTAGTTCCCTACCATTATCATGAATTTGATACGTGAAGACAATGATTCCACCTGCATCATTTTACTGAGCATATCGAACGCTTTGCTGAGATTCTCGGGCGCCACTCGATCGTACGCCGCACCGATCGTAGTAAGAAGCTTGCAGGCTGATTCGATGTCTTCCTCGTCAGGGTCCGTAGTGTTACTAAGTAACTTGAGCAAGCATTCTTTGATTACTCTATTGGAGATCATCTCCCTTTTAAAGAGCTCTCCGATAAGCTGCACAAGACCCAAACCACGACGTTTCGCCTTCTGAGCAGCATAATACTCATCGCTCATAAGAACAGCCTCTTTGTCTTTGTCATCCTTCGCTTCCTCCTGCTTGGcgccgtcctcctccttcttcgcgGCAGCAGCCACAGCTGTGTCCTCACGGGCTTTCCAACCAGCCTCGAAATCCACCTGACAACGACCAAGCAAATATCTACGGAAGAGAGCACGTCCAGCAACCGGTTTACCGTCAATGGTATCGGATACTTCAGGGCTGATTTCATCATGCAGCAGCTTACAAAGCTTCGCGTACATGGCAGACCAATGAGCTTCGTCAGTGGCTTTCTCAAAGATGAGTTTGATGACCAATTTCAAGGTCAGACCATCCGTCTCATTAGCTGATTTGTTGGCCCACTCGAGGATTTGAAGCGAAATGGGGTCAAACTTCTCCTCAGTCAGTTTGTTGAGGAGCGCCTTTACTTTTCGTTCGATATAAGCAGGGGTACCTTGAGCATCGCCACCCAATCGTGTACGTGTCCAGGCATTTTCGGAAATCGGAATAGGGGTAGCAGCAGATGTTTGGACTTGAGACGACTGTGGAGCACGTTTGGAGCCACGCTGACTACCCCTGTTGGCGCCAGTTCGTGACCCTGAAATCCCTAATGACGGCAAACCAGACAAAGAACTAGGTGTGCGGTTACTGAGGCTGGCACGATACCGTTGCTCACTTGTGCTACGAATGGGTCCGGCTCCAGAACCGAATTGGCCCATGGAGCCAAACTGTCCCATGCCCTGACCGGGGAAGGCGGAGCGATTAGAACCGCTAATGCCCAGGCCAGCACCGCCGGTAGCAGAGCGATTCGAGGGACCCATTGAAGCTCGACTTCCTCCACGAGAGCTACGCCCACCAAACCCGCTTCCACCATCCACTTCTAGGCCAATGTCCTccaaaggaggaagagtatCTGGCTTCTCACGACACACAGCCATGAACTGCATCAAGAATTCGCGGTCGTATCGGAATTTGCCAGGCTCGGCGTCGACATTTAGTCGAGGATCAGGGCTCTTCAACGTAGCGGGGTAAGTGATAGAACTAAGATCATTGATAGGCCGGGCTGAACTAAGAGCAGATGCGGAGGCTGAAGGCGTCTCATTGACAGTCGCGACCGATGTAGAAGCCAGCTCTGGGGCTGCAGGAAGCGTTCTCTTGGCACCGCTGATCGCAGCTACAGGCTTGGCAGGAAGCCCTGCCCCGAGCGCCGGAGATCCCGCGGGTGATACTGCAACTGGAGTGACCGGGGTAGATAAAAGCTCACGACGTTGCTCCTCCGCCTTCTCTCGAGCTTCTTGCGTTGCAGCATGTGCCGCAAGCTTTTCTCGTTCAGCCGCTTCagttttttctttggcgGCCTTGGCGGtggcttccttctcctctgtaagctTCTTCGCAGCCAGCGCTTCCGCGGCATAAGCTTCatcaagcttcttcttttcttcttcctctttagcattcttctctgcttcgGCCTAATCCATGATGTCTCAGCGAGGTCTATACAACGATTGAAGGGATATCACGTACCTTCTCTGCGGCTTCTTTTGCCCGGCgttcctcatcttctttgatcttcttttccaagcgctccctcctttcctgctcttccttctcttccacaGACTTCAATTTGgcctctctttcctcttcagccaccctcttctttttctgttCCTCAGATTCAAGCCTGACAATGACAGGTAAACCAGGCTTTCTTCGAGGCGCATCATCTTTAGACTGTTGGGCCGCAGATTCAGGTGTGTGAGCACCACTGGAAACCGCTTTTGATGCCGCTTCAGCAACTTCCTTCATGTTCACAGCGGTACCATCTTCCCGTGCTATCTTAACGGCCTTTGAAGCACCTCTGGGTGTAAACACTGAAGCTGCTCcggaaaggaaaggaggaggtacGTTAGCTTGCATAGGACGAGATGGTGTCGAAGGGACTGGAGTAGTAGGAATAGAAGCCGAATGTTGGTGACCAGTCATCAAGTTAGGCGGTCGACTCGGCGGAGTCGGAATAGGACTAGGCCCACCGCTGCCGAGTGGGACTCCTTGAGGCGGCAAAGGGGATTGGGATGGGGCGGAAGAAATCTGACTAGGACCGGTCCGAGGGGACATAGGGCCGGGGCCGAAATTACCGTTGAACGACTGATTTTGCTGTTGTGAAGCCCATTGCGGAGAACCGTAATGTGGCTGTTGATCGTACGGGCCATAACCGGGCTATATTATGTCAATCCCAAACAATGGCGTACGTCCGAGAATGATAGCTCACATAAAAACCTCCTTGAGGAGGATATCCCATCACTGGATATTGAGGCGCTTGGGGTCCAGGATGCATACCATATTGGCCAGGGCCCATCATGGGACGAGGCATACCCTGAGTGCCCATACCATTAGGTCTCACTGGCGGCTGCTGAGCCCCCATACCTTGTTGTGGGGGACGGAAACCCTGCTGCACATGAAGCGGGGGCATGGGAGAGTATTGCCCATGAGGGATGTTAGGATTCGCCACCGGTGAGCGTGGCTGATTAGGCATTACAATGGGAGGACGCATGGGTGGGCCGCTTGTGAAACTTGGAGAGCCCACCGGCATCTGTCCCTGGAATCCGGGTCCCCCTTGCCCCATTGACTGGCGACGTATATGAGGAATAGGCTGTTGATGCAGCTGTGGGGGTGACATTGCAGGGCgtgatggagaagatccCAAGGGGACCTGCGCGGGGGCTTTACTAGTAAAAAGAGAATGAACACTGAGCTTTTTCTCTTGTACAGGGCCGATAGGATTGCTAAGGGAGCTGGTTCTTCGAGTCTTCACCACATCAGGATCAGAGTTTCCGTCGGCATCGATCGAGCCAAATGATTTCACTGCATCCGCAAGGTGACCGCCGGTGGTCGAGGGAGCAGCAGGGGACGAAGATAGCGCAGTGTTGGGTGAATCCACTGTCCCGAATGCAATGTTA
The nucleotide sequence above comes from Cryptococcus neoformans var. grubii H99 chromosome 1, complete sequence. Encoded proteins:
- a CDS encoding secondary thiamine-phosphate synthase enzyme, with amino-acid sequence MPWQKTFSLPPNRKGMHLVTNEVIQQCQEGLKNVDIGIFTLHCLHTSAGLTLNENCDRTVRTDMDMALDTIVPESLPWEHTDEGPDDSVSHLKTSLIGNSITVPISKGKLVLGTWQGIYLAEFRHNGAGWGGQGQGRKVVATILP
- a CDS encoding secondary thiamine-phosphate synthase enzyme, variant, which gives rise to MPWQKTFSLPPNRKGMHLVTNEVIQQCQEGLKNVDIGIFTLHCLHTSAGLTLNENCDRTVRTDMDMALDTIVPESLPWEHTDEGPDDSVSHLKTSLIGNSITVPISKGKLVLGTWQGIYLAEFRHNGAGWGGQGQGRKVVATIL
- a CDS encoding phosphatidylinositol glycan, class U — encoded protein: MDIDTMSYLERLCSHKVSHSQVYIVGAVLRMALFTLPEIVMILQRRPELSTPLTSFRSIQEGVFIYQHGTSPYSGGTFYHSPIYLNLFSHVIPISSTYSTATFWTLADLWGAWSLVKISQARNQKGYTRDALIAAVYLLNPYSLLTCIARSTTTLDNAVLLGALSAAATGKTTFSLILLAVAVHTSFYPIILLPPIVILLGKTDTKQSKKSLVLQSLSFFAASTMAIGVFNFVIMGNNWIWKSLGTSLEVTNLTPNVGMWWYFFTEMFDHFRTFFLGVFQLHTVIYVAPICIRMVDRPLDAILLLLAIFITWKSFPALGDMGLCAGLIGCFPDILANLRHPLFSLTVHLYTSILLPLLHSLWLLTGTGNANFFYAATMVYGLNASLVIVDMLGASMRVEVKERATLEGADDQSEKQDKKECTDDVSENWEARKWYAVQFTK
- a CDS encoding translation initiation factor 4G — translated: MSQNTNPTVNGDNKTSASGSIASVWARGPPSAVSSASASKNQSGANTPSQDGAGLSNLTSASNSTAISIRNAHSRQNSLLVGPGGVDIKKGNIAFGTVDSPNTALSSSPAAPSTTGGHLADAVKSFGSIDADGNSDPDVVKTRRTSSLSNPIGPVQEKKLSVHSLFTSKAPAQVPLGSSPSRPAMSPPQLHQQPIPHIRRQSMGQGGPGFQGQMPVGSPSFTSGPPMRPPIVMPNQPRSPVANPNIPHGQYSPMPPLHVQQGFRPPQQGMGAQQPPVRPNGMGTQGMPRPMMGPGQYGMHPGPQAPQYPVMGYPPQGGFYPGYGPYDQQPHYGSPQWASQQQNQSFNGNFGPGPMSPRTGPSQISSAPSQSPLPPQGVPLGSGGPSPIPTPPSRPPNLMTGHQHSASIPTTPVPSTPSRPMQANVPPPFLSGAASVFTPRGASKAVKIAREDGTAVNMKEVAEAASKAVSSGAHTPESAAQQSKDDAPRRKPGLPVIVRLESEEQKKKRVAEEEREAKLKSVEEKEEQERRERLEKKIKEDEERRAKEAAEKAEAEKNAKEEEEKKKLDEAYAAEALAAKKLTEEKEATAKAAKEKTEAAEREKLAAHAATQEAREKAEEQRRELLSTPVTPVAVSPAGSPALGAGLPAKPVAAISGAKRTLPAAPELASTSVATVNETPSASASALSSARPINDLSSITYPATLKSPDPRLNVDAEPGKFRYDREFLMQFMAVCREKPDTLPPLEDIGLEVDGGSGFGGRSSRGGSRASMGPSNRSATGGAGLGISGSNRSAFPGQGMGQFGSMGQFGSGAGPIRSTSEQRYRASLSNRTPSSLSGLPSLGISGSRTGANRGSQRGSKRAPQSSQVQTSAATPIPISENAWTRTRLGGDAQGTPAYIERKVKALLNKLTEEKFDPISLQILEWANKSANETDGLTLKLVIKLIFEKATDEAHWSAMYAKLCKLLHDEISPEVSDTIDGKPVAGRALFRRYLLGRCQVDFEAGWKAREDTAVAAAAKKEEDGAKQEEAKDDKDKEAVLMSDEYYAAQKAKRRGLGLVQLIGELFKREMISNRVIKECLLKLLSNTTDPDEEDIESACKLLTTIGAAYDRVAPENLSKAFDMLSKMMQVESLSSRIKFMIMDVFDLRKHGWKSKKNQTSVMTIAQIHEQNAKEKSAAATAVSKESISRGGSRSGRDRHEGSQPGEWQSVSAGPRSLNRPTDFSNMGRNISSGGTAPSFGPTSIFNTRKGKAGTPTNVTPPMSRQPSSANMFSALNDTQENDPVSAERRTSTDNGESAPQRKRLNLAPRTKPIEGEGENKDEGADEELHGDRVDDHELSEEEAKAKIDLDMKELWGEKDQGGSRNPEDIADYFSALPVSRRPLLAERLLNDIFRISRLKDAEVVAKGWKTALLQQSVSADVLRQSLEHRMPTLDDESIDFPSAYEAVALLVRNVSLSQEDINAMVGRIEVEGTPRITPPQKMEKALRKVDEAGSLA